The Mercenaria mercenaria strain notata chromosome 8, MADL_Memer_1, whole genome shotgun sequence genome has a segment encoding these proteins:
- the LOC123566520 gene encoding arrestin domain-containing protein 3-like, with product MGKEIFQVILDNQNAVFYPGQNVSGRVDLELFDELKVTAINLSFKGYANVHWTERSGGKHKHTRHYSSNETYFNNTVCLFSGKHGDSVKLQAGKYSYPFNFQLPPGVPSSYEATIGRVRYFIQSDIDIPWAFDKHTRRMITVVNLLDLNTVPNAMNGATKSDQKTLCCLCCESDPICAMIAVDRTGYVPGEAIVFRSEINNKSDREMTCSKAKLIMQVRYHATTKTRNVNNIVNQTAHGKIEGGGTDVWMNEKLHIPAVPPSYLQGCNIIDIRYYMTMTVDPSGLGFDLNVPVEVVVGSIPLASIAQQHGMTLPPPPPPQDPSLPPPPPGAPQGLYTDSAMPSNLPQATLAESAMGRVSTREEGDTDETQGNTNFAPVYTYYNWDKPDPANTFTVQMDEGDTVN from the exons ATGGGAAAGGAAATATTCCAAGTGATTTTAGACAATCAGAATGCAGTTTTCTATCCAGGCCAGAACGTATCCGGAAGAGTGGACCTTGAACTTTTTGACGAATTGAAAGTAACAG CTATCAACTTGAGTTTTAAAGGTTATGCAAACGTACATTGGACAGAAAGATCTGGCGggaaacacaaacacacacggcATTACAGCAGTAATGAAACGTACTTTAACAATACTGTGTGCTTGTTCAGTGGGAAAC ACGGAGACAGTGTCAAACTACAAGCCGGTAAATACAGTTACCCGTTCAATTTTCAGCTGCCGCCAGGGGTACCGTCATCGTACGAGGCGACTATAGGCCGAGTTCGATACTTTATACAGTCAGACATCGACATCCCCTGGGCGTTTGACAAACACACGAGGAGAATGATCACGGTTGTAAACCTGCTTGACTTAAACACAGTTCCAAATGCAATG AATGGCGCTACAAAATCCGACCAGAAGACATTGTGTTGCTTGTGTTGTGAGTCGGACCCGATATGTGCAATGATCGCGGTGGATCGTACTGGCTATGTGCCAGGAGAGGCCATCGTATTCAGGTCTGAAATCAACAACAAGAGTGACAGAGAGATGACTTGCAGCAAGGCAAAGCTTATCATG CAAGTGCGGTATCATGCTACAACGAAGACAAGAAATGTCAATAATATCGTTAATCAAACGGCGCACGGGAAAATTGAGGGCGGAGGCACAGACGTATGGATGAATGAGAAACTCCATATCCCGGCCGTACCTCCATCTTACCTACAGGGATGCAACATCATAGATATCAGATATTATATGACG ATGACAGTTGATCCTTCGGGTCTGGGTTTCGATCTTAATGTACCAGTTGAGGTTGTGGTCGGCAGTATACCGTTGGCTTCCATAGCCCAACAACATGGTATGACGCTTCCTCCACCACCACCGCCACAAGATCCATCCCTTCCACCACCCCCACCGGGTGCACCGCAAGGTCTCTACACTGATTCCGCAATGCCCTCGAACCTAC cccAAGCAACATTGGCTGAGAGTGCAATGGGTCGGGTCAGCACACGGGAAGAAGGAGATACTGATGAAACTCAAGGAAATACAAACTTTGCTCCGGTGTATACTTATTATAACTGGGACAAACCGGACCCTGCTAATACATTCACAGTACAGATGGATGAAGGGGACACAGTTAACTGA